One window of Mauremys mutica isolate MM-2020 ecotype Southern chromosome 20, ASM2049712v1, whole genome shotgun sequence genomic DNA carries:
- the FIGNL2 gene encoding fidgetin-like protein 2, with amino-acid sequence MHWTPEHAQPLNQWPEQHLDVSSTTSSPAHKSDLYHSSRQRFHYAWANDDISALTASNLLKRYAEKYSGVLDSPYERPVLNSYGDGAFGPLNGQKGDVEPWPMSHSSDGAYPLNAMHDGLSGSKGVVPSAPGNGPVGLGSSPVVPGNLADPIYSTNSCGGATGSSGLGSAQEYTSGYSGTYLPSGYCSQPTPALPPPHPSALHSSGLLQPTHPSSALVPSYSASGPMYNYASGGYPPQPGYGGIHPSHPSASYLPSGIAAPTPIPPPPPSSRPPGIPGYSYQSSSLPPLPVPPLSSDSGSLKRKAFDIPGGEDEAEGRYRKYSYEQPKSTPESPYQMSDNGECGGSSFSRSTETSQLPFKAGKRPTGAAATVALEEHVGKYSSQPMKGLVSPPYGAGEAPLRPGESFEKFTPPLANGERAGGEQGHAFAHGMQAKPQVFSSQPVEEQLKNVDPLILELVNSKIVDCSPPVQWTDIAGQVSVKAAIEEELVWPILRPGAYTGESRPPRTILLFGPRGAGKTLLSRCISTQLGSTFLNLSGTALLSKWKGEAEKILQTVFFVASCRQPSVVLISEVESLLVACAGEEATQVSGLKSQLLSYLDNIATSAEQNVIVIGTTTRPSNVDEASQRRFTKRFYISPPDSIARRQILHHTLAQQNYCLSEREMASLVQHTESYSGSELIQLCQQAGPTKLHNLPGQLQPTSYKDFENAFCKIRPTVSQKELDLYVEWDKMYGSRH; translated from the coding sequence ATGCACTGGACACCAGAGCATGCCCAGCCCCTGAACCAGTGGCCAGAGCAGCACCTCGATGtctcctccaccacctcctcaCCAGCCCACAAATCTGACCTCTACCACAGCAGCCGGCAGCGCTTCCACTACGCCTGGGCCAACGACGACATCTCCGCGCTGACGGCCTCCAACCTCCTCAAGAGGTATGCGGAGAAGTACTCAGGGGTGCTGGACTCACCCTATGAGAGGCCGGTGCTGAACAGCTATGGGGATGGAGCCTTTGGGCCGCTCAATGGGCAGAAAGGTGACGTGGAGCCGTGGCCGATGTCGCACAGCTCGGACGGCGCCTACCCCCTGAATGCCATGCACGACGGACTGTCTGGCTCCAAGGGGGTCGTTCCTTCCGCCCCCGGAAACGGGCCTGTAGGGCTTGGCAGCTCCCCTGTTGTCCCGGGCAACCTCGCAGACCCCATTTATTCCACTAACTCATGTGGGGGAGCCACCGGCTCCAGCGGCCTTGGCTCGGCTCAGGAGTATACCTCAGGCTACAGTGGCACCTACCTGCCATCAGGCTACTGCAGCCAGCCCACTCcagcacttccccctccccacccgtcAGCCCTGCACAGCTCAGGACTCCTGCAGCCCACGCACCCTTCCTCTGCGCTGGTCCCCAGCTACAGCGCCTCAGGTCCCATGTACAACTACGCTTCAGGCGGCTACCCGCCTCAGCCCGGCTACGGGGGGATCCACCCTTCGCACCCGTCCGCCTCCTACCTGCCCTCGGGCATTGCTgcacccacccccatccccccgccgcccccctccTCCCGGCCCCCAGGCATCCCTGGTTATAGCTACCAGagctccagcctgccccccctcccgGTGCCCCCGCTCAGCAGCGACTCGGGCTCCCTGAAACGAAAGGCCTTTGATATCCCCGGGGGGGAGGACGAAGCTGAGGGCAGGTACAGGAAATACAGCTATGAGCAACCAAAGTCCACCCCTGAGTCGCCCTACCAGATGTCCGACAACGGCGAATGTGGCGGCAGCAGCTTCAGCCGAAGCACCGAGACCTCCCAGCTGCCCTTCAAGGCTGGGAAAAGGCCGACGGGAGCAGCGGCGACTGTGGCCTTGGAGGAGCATGTAGGGAAGTACAGCAGCCAGCCCATGAAAGGCCTGGTCTCCCCTCCGTACGGTGCCGGGGAAGCCCCTCTGAGGCCCGGGGAGAGCTTTGAGAAGTTCACCCCGCCCCTCGCCAATGGCGAGCGCGCAGGCGGTGAGCAGGGCCATGCCTTTGCCCATGGGATGCAGGCCAAGCCGCAGGTGTTCAGCAGCCAGCCTGTGGAAGAGCAGCTGAAAAACGTAGACCCCCTGATCCTAGAGCTGGTGAACAGCAAAATCGTCGACTGCAGCCCTCCCGTCCAGTGGACGGACATTGCCGGCCAGGTCTCGGTCAAAGCCGCCATCGAGGAAGAGCTGGTGTGGCCTATCCTGAGGCCTGGGGCATACACTGGGGAGAGCCGGCCGCCCAGGACCATCCTGCTGTTTGGGCCTCGTGGAGCAGGGAAAACTCTGCTGAGCAGGTGCATCTCCACCCAGCTGGGCTCAACCTTCCTGAATCTCAGTGGGACGGCCCTGCTTTCCAAGTGGAAGGGCGAAGCTGAGAAGATCCTGCAGACGGTCTTCTTCGTGGCTAGCTGCCGTCAGCCGTCAGTGGTGCTCATCTCCGAGGTGGAGTCCCTCCTCGTGGCCTGCGCTGGTGAAGAAGCCACCCAGGTGAGCGGCCTCAAGTCTCAGCTGCTTTCCTACTTGGACAACATAGCTACCTCAGCCGAGCAGAACGTCATCGTCATCGGGACGACCACTCGGCCCAGCAATGTGGATGAAGCCTCCCAGAGGAGGTTCACCAAGCGGTTCTACATTTCCCCGCCTGACAGCATCGCCCGGCGGCAGATCCTCCACCACACCTTGGCCCAGCAGAACTACTGCCTCAGTGAACGGGAGATGGCCTCCCTCGTGCAGCACACCGAGAGCTACTCAGGCAGCGAGCTCATCCAGCTGTGCCAGCAGGCCGGCCCCACCAAACTCCACAACCtgccaggccagctgcagcccaCCTCCTACAAAGACTTCGAGAACGCCTTCTGCAAAATCCGCCCCACCGTCTCCCAGAAGGAGCTGGACTTGTACGTGGAGTGGGACAAAATGTACGGGTCCAGGCACTGA